GGCCCTGCAGCACCTGCCCGACCTCATTCTCTGCGACATCATGATGCCTGAGATGGATGGGTTTGGCGTTTTATACCTTCTCCGGAAAAACCAGGCCACCGCCACCATTCCGTTTATTTTCCTTACGGCCAAAGCCGAGCGGGTAGACATTAGAAAAGGCATGGAAATGGGCGCCGATGATTACCTGACCAAACCCTTTGATGACATGGAATTGCTGGTGGCCGTGGAAAGCCGCCTCACCAAAAAACAGCAGCTGCAAGACTTCTACAGCCAACCCCTGGAAAACCTGGGGAATCTGGCCGCCAGCACCGGTGGCCTGGACCAATTGCAGCAAACCATTGCGGGCTTGAAAGTACGCCAGGTAAAAAAAGACCAGTTTCTGTTTCAGGAAGAAGACACGGCCAAAGGCATTTACCTGGTGGTGAGTGGTCGCTTTAAAACCAGCAAAACCGCCGATGACGGACGTGAACTGATTACCGGTCTGTTCAGCAAAGACGAATACCTGGGCATTGAGGCCGCGCTGCTTTCTGAACCTTACACAGACAACGCCGTGGCCATGGAAAACAGCGCCGTGTGCCTCTTGACCAAAGAAACCGTAGAGGCGTTTTTGGCGCGGTTTACAGACATCGGGCAGAAATTCATCCAGATTCTCTCGCAGAACATACGCGAAAAAGAAGCGCGGCTTCTGCACATGGCTTACCACTCCGTAAGAAAACGCATGGCAGATGTCTTGTTAACCTTGGTGAAGCAGCAGCCGGCAGAAAACGCCCAGGAATGCCTGCAAGTATCCCGCGAAGACATGGCCTCCATGGCGGGCATGGCCACTGAGACCGTGAGCCGAATTCTCTCTGATTTCACGCAGGAGAAACTGATTCTCAAGAAAGGCCGACTGATTCAGATTCTGGACCTGGCCCGGCTCACCAACATGAAGAACTGACCAACATCAAGTTAAGACTTGGCCAAGGGCAAGAACGGCGGGGCCTAAAAGCGGTAGGTTTGTTTCCCGTAACAGCAAGCCCATGAAAGTAGTCGCCTACCATGTTTACCCCCATGAAAAAGCCATTTTAGCGTTGGCCAATAACAAAAAGCACGACATCACCTTAATTGCCAATGCCCTGAGCCAGGAAACGGCTTTTTACGCCTTCGGGAAGGAGGCCGTTATTGTTTTTACTGAGCAGGATGTTTCTGCAGCGGTGTTGGCCATTCTAGTGGAGGCGAACATAAAATACCTGATCATCTACTCAGAAAAACCCTGCTGCGCCGATTTGCCAAGCCACGCCACAAAATCCATTGTCTGGGTGAACGTTCTCCTGGAAACCGGGCCGGCCGGCACCTTTTCTCTGCAGGCCTCGCAACAAGCCGCCAAACAAGTCATTATGTTCCTGGACGCGTGGCAACTGGAGTGAAAGTTTGTGTTGATTTCTAGTTTTTCCTGCTGCCAAGTACATTTTTACTTCTGCAGGTGAGTAACCACCAAATAAAAACTCCCCGTCAACTCTTGGTTTACCAGGAATTGACGGGGAGTTTCCGTTTTTGGGCTCTAAACCGCAAATGAGCGCTAAACTGGTTTTACAACTGCCGCGCCCTTGCTGCGTGTTTTCACCAGCAAGCGGAATTACCCTTGCAATTAGCATTTAGCTTCAGGTGACTCCAAGTAGAATAAGTAATGTTATCTGCTTCCACAATTCTCCAAAAACGTAAACTCCCATTCTATCCCTATGCATTAAGACGAAATGGGAGTCTCCGTTTTCGGGCTCTAAACCTCAAATGAGCCCTAAACCAGGTTTGCAGCCAATGTCAAGGGCTATTGGTCCCACCACACGCGGGCAGTCAAGATGTCGTCATTGCCTTGTTTGGAGGCTTCGGCGTCATTGGTTTGGCGTTCGGTTTCGGGGTACATAAGGCGCAGCGGGCGTGCAGTAGGCGAGGGCGCCAGCAATGAATTAGGCAGGTTGGGGAAACCCAGGCGGCGGTAATCGTTCCAGGCTTCAATGCTGGAGATGCTGTTCAGGGCCAGCCACTTCTGCTCAATAATGCGCTCTATTTTGTCTGTGGCCTGATCAAAATTTACTGAGTTCTGGTTGTTGTAAGCGGCAAATTCACCCGCC
This region of Rufibacter sp. LB8 genomic DNA includes:
- a CDS encoding lactate dehydrogenase produces the protein MKVVAYHVYPHEKAILALANNKKHDITLIANALSQETAFYAFGKEAVIVFTEQDVSAAVLAILVEANIKYLIIYSEKPCCADLPSHATKSIVWVNVLLETGPAGTFSLQASQQAAKQVIMFLDAWQLE
- a CDS encoding response regulator encodes the protein MKTRILIIEDNLDIRESSAEILELSGYDVMQAPDGKVGVDLALQHLPDLILCDIMMPEMDGFGVLYLLRKNQATATIPFIFLTAKAERVDIRKGMEMGADDYLTKPFDDMELLVAVESRLTKKQQLQDFYSQPLENLGNLAASTGGLDQLQQTIAGLKVRQVKKDQFLFQEEDTAKGIYLVVSGRFKTSKTADDGRELITGLFSKDEYLGIEAALLSEPYTDNAVAMENSAVCLLTKETVEAFLARFTDIGQKFIQILSQNIREKEARLLHMAYHSVRKRMADVLLTLVKQQPAENAQECLQVSREDMASMAGMATETVSRILSDFTQEKLILKKGRLIQILDLARLTNMKN